The following are encoded in a window of Arctopsyche grandis isolate Sample6627 chromosome 2, ASM5162203v2, whole genome shotgun sequence genomic DNA:
- the LOC143922974 gene encoding solute carrier family 35 member C2 encodes MAPVRYEQVSTKPEAAEVADPPPNHCFQRAFRSLLLILLYFTLSISLTFYQRWLLKGFHFPLSVVVYHLVVKFCLSALIRGILYLYTGTPRVALPFFTSLRCVAPTGIASGIDVSFSNWALELVTISLYTMTKSTTIIFILGFAILLGLEKKSWSLVMIVVMISTGLTMFTYKATQFDTFGFALLIMASLASGLRWTFAQVLMQKSKLGLNNPLDIVYYVQPWMLLSVLPLLIGFEGLQLIENMLSLPTGEILPCVFKVSFGAFLAFAMELSEYLVVTHTSSLTLSIAGIFKEMFILILAVEINGDEMSRINVLGLIICLIGITGHIIHKFYVNSTAQTLTTTINYTSRITEGFFVQETLDTMKGFEGRDLSLFRRNTSKGKSEHSVPLLADQDTTSTSINHAHDEDQSLDSDGESNKVIFDILQRRDIVR; translated from the exons ATGGCGCCCGTGCGCTACGAGCAGGTCAGCACCAAGCCGGAGGCGGCCGAGGTCGCCGATCCTCCACCAAACCACTGCTTCCAGCGAGCCTTTCGATCCCTGCTACTCATCCTGCTATACTTCACACTCTCCATAAGCCTCACCTTCTACCAGAGGTGGCTGCTCAAG gGATTTCATTTTCCACTTTCTGTTGTCGTTTACCACCTGGTCGTGAAGTTCTGTCTCTCGGCATTGATAAGAGGCATCTTATATCTATACACGGGAACGCCACGGGTGGCTTTGCCATTTTTCACATCCTTACGATGCGTCGCTCCGACCGGAATCGCCAGCGGCATAGATGTCAGCTTCTCAAACTGGGCTCTGGAGCTGGTGACAATCTCGCTGTATACCATGACCAAATCCACAACCATTATCTTCATTCTCGGCTTTGCAATTTTACTTGGACTTGAGAAAAAG TCATGGTCGCTGGTTATGATCGTCGTAATGATCAGTACAGGATTGACAATGTTCACGTACAAGGCCACCCAATTCGACACATTTGGTTTTGCATTATTGATAATGGCGTCACTAGCGAGTGGCCTGCGATGGACGTTCGCTCAGGTTCTGATGCAGAAATCCAAATTGGGACTCAACAATCCTCTAGATATAGTCTATTACGTTCAACCGTGGATGTTGCTGTCTGTGTTGCCACTGCTTATTGGATTCGAag GCTTGCAGTTGATTGAAAACATGCTATCCCTGCCGACTGGTGAAATTTTACCGTGCGTGTTTAAAGTATCGTTCGGAGCGTTTTTAGCCTTCGCCATGGAACTGAGTGAATACCTCGTCGTAACGCACACATCCAGTCTAACTCTATCCATTGCCGGCATATTCAAG GAAATGTTCATCCTAATTCTAGCCGTTGAGATAAACGGCGACGAGATGAGTCGCATCAACGTACTCGGTCTTATCATATGCCTGATCGGCATCACTGGCCACATAATCCATAAGTTTTATGTGAACAGCACGGCTCAGACTCTGACGACGACCATCAATTACACGTCGCGCATCACCGAGGGTTTCTTCGTCCAAGAGACGCTAGACACGATGAAGGGTTTCGAAGGACGCGATCTGTCACTGTTCCGGCGCAACACTTCGAAGGGCAAGAGTGAACATTCGGTGCCGCTGCTCGCCGACCAGGACACCACGTCTACGTCCATCAACCACGCTCACGACGAAGATCAATCGCTCGACAGCGACGGGGAATCGAATAAGGTCATATTCGATATTTTACAACGGCGCGACATCGTCAGATAG